The Fortiea contorta PCC 7126 genome has a segment encoding these proteins:
- a CDS encoding ChaB family protein, which yields MPEVYQAERTISVVFKEQKQIDDVIRRLLDRGVPRDNISVLGRNFQSETRIAGFITKKDVILGGLKSGAIFGSLFGSFLSLLTGVGVLFIPFLGPIVAAGPISAVLLGAASGAIAGSAGAGLVSALTTLGMPEDKAAVYQTRLQAGEFLLMAEVPSDRAGEFQLLLESAGGEEIHTTETTLARPCSGPCNSANDLSPEVRAHLSPEAQRTFIERYNSVLNETSDEFTAEQRAWEAVRQQFDEDENGVWSKAKVGV from the coding sequence ATGCCAGAAGTATATCAAGCGGAACGGACTATCTCTGTAGTATTTAAAGAACAAAAGCAAATTGACGATGTAATTCGCCGTTTATTAGACCGGGGCGTACCCAGAGATAATATTTCAGTTTTGGGTAGAAACTTTCAATCAGAAACTCGAATTGCCGGATTTATTACTAAAAAAGATGTAATTTTGGGAGGATTAAAATCAGGAGCGATTTTTGGTTCCTTGTTTGGTTCCTTCCTCAGTTTGCTCACAGGGGTGGGTGTATTATTTATTCCTTTCCTCGGCCCTATTGTGGCCGCAGGCCCAATCAGCGCAGTGCTGCTGGGAGCAGCGAGTGGCGCGATCGCAGGTAGTGCGGGCGCAGGTTTAGTATCAGCTTTGACTACTCTGGGTATGCCGGAAGATAAAGCAGCAGTATACCAAACTCGGTTACAAGCTGGTGAATTTTTATTAATGGCAGAAGTTCCTAGCGATCGCGCTGGCGAATTTCAACTATTGTTAGAAAGTGCGGGCGGTGAAGAAATTCACACCACTGAAACTACTCTGGCTCGTCCTTGTTCTGGCCCTTGCAATAGTGCAAATGATTTGTCTCCAGAGGTTCGCGCTCATCTCTCACCAGAAGCGCAACGCACATTTATTGAGCGTTATAACAGCGTGTTGAACGAGACAAGCGATGAGTTTACTGCAGAACAAAGAGCATGGGAAGCAGTGCGTCAACAATTTGATGAAGACGAAAATGGTGTCTGGTCAAAAGCCAAAGTCGGTGTTTGA
- a CDS encoding TIGR02588 family protein, producing the protein MSQAEEPQPKRSLAEWVTFSAATFILGIIVSLVIYTWLNDKEQPPILSVTQQENIQKKEGQFYVPFEIVNTGGETAEMVQIIAELKINDQDIQTGEQQIDFLSSGETEKGAFVFKENPSKGKLIIRVASYKLP; encoded by the coding sequence TAGCTGAGTGGGTAACATTTAGCGCCGCTACATTTATATTGGGAATAATTGTTAGTTTAGTAATCTACACTTGGCTAAACGACAAGGAGCAGCCTCCGATTTTATCTGTGACGCAACAGGAAAATATTCAAAAAAAGGAAGGACAATTTTATGTCCCTTTTGAAATTGTCAATACTGGTGGAGAAACTGCAGAAATGGTGCAGATTATAGCTGAATTAAAAATTAACGACCAGGATATACAAACAGGAGAACAACAAATCGATTTTTTGTCTAGTGGAGAAACAGAGAAGGGCGCATTTGTATTTAAAGAAAACCCCAGCAAAGGTAAGTTAATTATTCGTGTTGCTAGCTACAAATTGCCTTAA